A portion of the Chlamydia avium 10DC88 genome contains these proteins:
- a CDS encoding membrane protein: MTSVSFDSTAPCTGNYYPVSPLHTESIEAPFPESRIHGLTISSRDPLSHLEILPYRPSPQTCKDYLCSIGEKISLFLRNNWKYILLYILAWVIILACHHTMAATLTIWLGIGLGAGVIFGIFTSSALDRKNAYKNINSIWNLMNYGLQQLDPNGTRQILLATIIASISSLIYAIPEAIGFAIGATIGNQISILTIYGLRLGNNNYVADQETFNKKIENIQSALNHYQLIKNQMIIQQQISEIAQHHNNIELTDALHTLQLQMNSPLPYIFDSPYGNGGLLHFGNPELVIATANQRILALSYTLMNLRQEPNCIIEN, translated from the coding sequence ATGACATCTGTTTCTTTTGATTCCACTGCACCATGTACCGGAAATTATTATCCCGTAAGTCCTCTCCATACGGAATCTATAGAGGCTCCTTTTCCTGAAAGTAGAATTCATGGTCTGACCATATCTTCTCGAGATCCTTTGTCTCATCTAGAAATCCTTCCCTATCGCCCCTCTCCGCAAACATGTAAGGATTACCTATGTTCAATAGGAGAAAAAATCAGTTTATTCTTAAGAAATAACTGGAAATATATCCTATTATATATTCTTGCCTGGGTCATTATACTGGCTTGCCATCATACTATGGCTGCAACTTTAACCATATGGTTGGGTATTGGTTTAGGTGCGGGTGTAATCTTTGGTATTTTCACATCTAGTGCATTAGATCGTAAAAACGCATACAAAAATATTAATAGTATATGGAATCTAATGAACTATGGGTTACAACAACTTGATCCGAATGGAACACGTCAAATCCTTTTAGCTACAATTATTGCTTCCATATCTTCTTTAATTTATGCAATTCCTGAGGCAATTGGATTTGCTATTGGTGCAACGATCGGAAATCAAATAAGTATTTTGACTATCTATGGGCTACGTTTGGGAAATAATAACTATGTAGCAGATCAAGAAACCTTTAATAAAAAGATAGAGAACATTCAAAGTGCTCTTAATCACTATCAGTTGATTAAAAATCAGATGATTATACAACAACAAATTTCAGAAATTGCGCAACACCACAATAATATAGAACTTACTGATGCTTTACACACACTACAATTACAGATGAATTCTCCGCTACCCTATATTTTTGATTCTCCCTACGGGAATGGTGGTCTCCTACATTTTGGTAATCCCGAACTAGTTATTGCTACTGCTAACCAACGGATTCTTGCGTTATCATATACACTAATGAATCTGCGTCAAGAACCTAATTGTATCATTGAGAATTGA
- the asd gene encoding aspartate-semialdehyde dehydrogenase → MRLAILGATGLVAQKFVVLLHKRSPWNITEVVASSSKYNQKYGSACIWQESLGPMPESMKHLSFCSVEEIEADVVVSFLPEAPAKVLETYCLSQGKLVFSNAAAFRMHPKVPILIPEINQGHLRLLNQQPFPGKIITNSNCCVSGIALALFPLQDFGIAQVHVVTLQSASGAGYPGVDSMDLLGNIVPYIPGEEEKITREILKILGTEDTPADFPISITVHRVPVVFGHMLTIHVIFQDSVEIEEIQHCYHKRNQDFPETYRLYDSPWHPQPRKDLSHDDMRVHIGPITYGGNHKTIKMNVLIHNLVRGAAGALLANINTFHSQYSGEYTCSQ, encoded by the coding sequence ATGCGCCTAGCTATTTTAGGAGCTACTGGGCTTGTCGCTCAAAAATTTGTAGTTCTTTTGCATAAGCGGTCCCCTTGGAATATTACTGAGGTTGTAGCTTCTTCATCGAAGTATAATCAAAAGTATGGCTCAGCCTGTATCTGGCAGGAATCTTTGGGACCCATGCCTGAGAGCATGAAACATTTATCTTTTTGTAGTGTCGAAGAGATTGAAGCTGATGTTGTTGTTTCTTTTTTACCTGAAGCACCTGCAAAAGTATTAGAAACATATTGCTTATCCCAAGGGAAGCTGGTTTTCTCAAATGCAGCAGCTTTTAGAATGCACCCCAAAGTTCCTATTTTAATTCCTGAAATAAATCAGGGACACTTGAGGTTATTGAATCAACAACCCTTTCCAGGTAAAATAATCACAAATTCTAATTGTTGTGTTTCTGGTATAGCTCTAGCGCTATTTCCTCTACAGGATTTTGGTATAGCTCAGGTACATGTTGTTACATTACAATCCGCTAGTGGAGCAGGATATCCAGGAGTAGATTCAATGGATCTTTTAGGTAATATAGTCCCATATATTCCCGGGGAGGAAGAAAAAATCACTCGAGAGATTTTAAAAATCTTAGGGACAGAAGATACACCAGCCGATTTTCCTATATCTATTACTGTACATCGTGTCCCAGTAGTATTTGGACACATGTTAACAATACATGTGATTTTTCAGGATTCTGTAGAAATCGAAGAAATCCAACACTGTTATCATAAAAGGAATCAAGATTTCCCCGAGACATATAGATTATATGACTCTCCCTGGCACCCTCAACCAAGGAAAGATCTTAGTCATGATGATATGCGTGTCCATATAGGGCCCATCACTTACGGAGGGAATCATAAAACAATTAAAATGAATGTATTGATACATAATCTTGTCCGGGGTGCTGCCGGAGCCCTACTCGCTAATATCAACACTTTTCATAGTCAATACTCTGGAGAATATACATGCTCTCAGTAG
- the infA gene encoding translation initiation factor IF-1, whose amino-acid sequence MVKKEDTIVLEGRVQELLPGMHFKILLENGVPVTAHLCGKMRMSNIRLLVGDRVTVEMSAYDLTKARVVYRHR is encoded by the coding sequence ATGGTAAAAAAAGAAGATACTATTGTGCTTGAAGGTAGAGTGCAGGAACTCCTCCCAGGTATGCACTTCAAAATACTGCTCGAGAATGGTGTTCCGGTTACAGCTCATTTATGTGGTAAAATGCGTATGAGTAATATCCGTTTGCTTGTTGGAGATCGCGTTACTGTAGAAATGTCAGCGTATGATCTTACGAAAGCAAGGGTCGTGTATAGGCATCGTTAA
- a CDS encoding SufE family protein, with amino-acid sequence MEPLHHSHCLKKQHRICQILFPEPFDQDNLYASILKMGELSREFDKSKLVRENLVVGCQSDLYLYEICQEGRLFFFTHTESLISSGIASMFADIYSGEFPETILTCKPFFFDKLSQYLSLGRKTGGEALYLRMKQISVRHLKLSSPLSIE; translated from the coding sequence TTGGAACCATTACATCATTCCCATTGTTTAAAAAAGCAACATCGAATTTGTCAAATATTGTTCCCTGAGCCATTCGATCAAGATAATTTATATGCTTCTATACTAAAAATGGGAGAGCTTTCTAGAGAATTTGATAAAAGTAAACTTGTCAGAGAGAATCTTGTAGTAGGTTGCCAGAGCGATCTTTACCTTTATGAAATTTGTCAAGAGGGTCGTTTATTTTTCTTCACTCATACAGAATCTTTAATTTCTTCTGGAATTGCATCAATGTTTGCAGATATTTATTCTGGAGAATTTCCAGAAACGATTTTAACCTGCAAACCCTTTTTCTTTGATAAATTGAGTCAATATCTATCCCTTGGCAGAAAAACAGGAGGAGAAGCTCTATACCTGCGTATGAAGCAAATTTCCGTACGCCATTTAAAACTTTCCTCTCCTCTATCTATAGAATAA
- a CDS encoding biotin transporter BioY translates to MSYCLKQKSLTRKRESIRSLLYIFEGALFLTLLAKITLTLPFTPIPITFQTLGIYCLGIMASPLGAAGSVLTYFMFGLIFPVFCNSLWSIANFCGPTAGYLYAFPLAAACISILHRRHSGSNFKLAIILSIGAGIILACGTLGLACYLYFTGVTSTIDIIQGLKLGTLPFIPGEILKILLVIQGRHAIAFFKKTHVYD, encoded by the coding sequence ATGAGCTATTGTTTAAAACAAAAATCTTTGACAAGAAAAAGAGAGAGCATACGCTCTCTGCTTTACATTTTTGAGGGCGCTCTTTTTCTTACGTTATTAGCTAAAATTACTTTGACTCTTCCCTTCACTCCTATACCCATTACTTTTCAAACTTTAGGAATTTATTGTTTGGGGATTATGGCTTCTCCATTAGGAGCTGCAGGTAGTGTCCTTACATACTTTATGTTTGGATTAATTTTTCCCGTGTTCTGTAATTCCCTCTGGAGTATTGCAAATTTCTGTGGCCCCACAGCAGGATATTTATATGCTTTCCCTTTAGCAGCAGCCTGTATATCTATTCTTCATCGTCGGCATAGTGGTAGTAATTTTAAGCTAGCTATTATCTTGTCCATAGGAGCAGGCATTATTTTAGCATGTGGTACTTTAGGATTGGCTTGCTATTTGTATTTCACAGGAGTTACTTCCACAATCGATATTATACAGGGATTGAAGTTAGGCACATTACCGTTTATCCCTGGAGAGATTTTAAAGATTCTTCTTGTAATCCAAGGTAGACACGCAATAGCCTTTTTCAAGAAAACACATGTGTATGATTAA
- the tuf gene encoding elongation factor Tu, giving the protein MSKETFQRSKPHINIGTIGHVDHGKTTLTAAITRALSGDGLADFRDYSSIDNTPEEKARGITINASHVEYETPNRHYAHVDCPGHADYVKNMITGAAQMDGAILVVSATDGAMPQTKEHILLARQVGVPYIVVFLNKIDMISQEDAELVDLVEMELSELLEEKGYKGCPIIRGSALKALEGDANYIEKIRELMKAVDDNIPTPEREVDKPFLMPIEDVFSISGRGTVVTGRIERGVVKVSDKVQIVGLGETKETIVTGVEMFRKELPEGRAGENVGLLLRGIGKTDVERGMVVCQPNSVKPHTQFKCAVYVLQKEEGGRHKPFFSGYRPQFFFRTTDVTGVVTLPEGVEMVMPGDNVEFEVQLISPVALEEGMRFAIREGGRTIGAGTISSIIA; this is encoded by the coding sequence ATGTCAAAAGAAACTTTTCAACGTAGTAAGCCCCATATTAATATAGGGACTATTGGGCACGTTGACCACGGTAAAACTACATTAACAGCTGCTATTACACGTGCGTTATCTGGGGATGGGTTAGCTGATTTTCGCGATTATAGTTCTATTGACAATACTCCCGAAGAAAAAGCTCGAGGAATTACAATCAATGCGTCTCACGTTGAATATGAAACTCCAAATCGTCACTATGCTCACGTAGATTGTCCTGGGCACGCAGACTATGTTAAAAACATGATTACCGGTGCTGCACAAATGGACGGAGCTATTCTTGTTGTTTCTGCAACAGATGGTGCTATGCCTCAGACAAAAGAACATATTCTCTTGGCTAGACAAGTAGGGGTTCCTTATATCGTTGTTTTCTTGAATAAAATTGATATGATTTCTCAAGAAGACGCAGAGCTTGTTGATTTGGTTGAAATGGAGTTATCGGAGCTTTTAGAAGAAAAGGGCTATAAAGGATGTCCTATTATTCGTGGTTCTGCTTTAAAAGCTTTAGAGGGGGATGCTAACTATATCGAGAAAATCCGTGAATTGATGAAAGCCGTGGATGATAATATCCCTACTCCAGAAAGGGAAGTGGATAAGCCCTTCCTTATGCCTATTGAGGACGTATTCTCTATTTCCGGTCGAGGTACTGTAGTTACTGGTCGTATTGAGCGTGGTGTTGTCAAGGTATCTGACAAAGTGCAAATTGTTGGGTTAGGAGAAACAAAAGAAACTATTGTTACCGGCGTTGAAATGTTCAGAAAAGAATTACCTGAAGGTCGTGCTGGGGAAAACGTTGGTCTTCTATTGCGTGGTATCGGCAAAACCGATGTTGAGCGTGGTATGGTTGTTTGTCAGCCTAATAGCGTAAAACCTCATACACAATTTAAATGTGCTGTGTATGTTTTGCAAAAAGAAGAGGGAGGACGTCATAAGCCTTTCTTTAGTGGTTATAGGCCTCAGTTCTTTTTCCGTACTACAGATGTTACAGGGGTTGTGACATTACCTGAGGGAGTTGAAATGGTAATGCCTGGTGATAATGTTGAGTTTGAAGTGCAATTAATCAGCCCTGTAGCTTTAGAAGAGGGAATGAGATTTGCTATTCGTGAAGGTGGCCGTACAATAGGTGCTGGAACGATTTCAAGTATTATTGCCTAA
- a CDS encoding aspartate kinase, with protein sequence MLSVVYKFGGTSLGRAENIRKASDIVCENKPRFIVVSAIAGITDLLDTFCSTPKQKRKKIVRDFEQRHQVIITELQITFSLDTWINKLYSYVDKQEICKKDRSEILALGEDLSASLFQAFCHKQGFAIEFLEARKVILTDNTSYDCATPDIVRMHRNWDKLSLPLETSYITQGFIGANSLGETTLLGRGGSDYTGALIAEMSGANEVHIYTDVNGIYTMDPRIIKDAQLIPELSFEEMQHLATFGAKILYPPMLSPCIRAGIPIFVTSTFDITKGGTRIYTADKATSYGVRVKALSLRQNQCLWSVDCSVLATISLDEILRLLEIYHILPDLMTLQNATISFITDNDEVPQSVICELCDQLSHLGSVHILHDLALVTMIGSGLVSTKIVAAVTDKFRNYPSPVCCYFQSSTTLSLAVPENLAGNIVEQLHNAYVVKQDFAVA encoded by the coding sequence ATGCTCTCAGTAGTATATAAATTTGGTGGAACAAGTCTAGGAAGAGCAGAAAACATTCGTAAAGCATCTGATATTGTTTGTGAAAACAAGCCTCGTTTTATTGTCGTCAGTGCTATAGCAGGTATCACAGATCTATTAGATACATTCTGCTCGACTCCTAAACAGAAACGTAAAAAGATTGTTAGAGATTTCGAACAAAGACATCAAGTAATTATCACAGAATTACAGATAACATTTTCCTTAGATACTTGGATCAACAAACTCTACTCCTATGTAGATAAACAAGAAATCTGTAAAAAAGATCGTTCTGAGATTCTTGCTCTAGGGGAAGATTTATCAGCATCTCTATTTCAGGCGTTTTGTCATAAGCAAGGATTTGCAATAGAATTTTTAGAGGCACGTAAGGTCATATTAACTGATAATACTTCTTATGATTGTGCTACTCCAGATATTGTTAGAATGCACAGAAATTGGGATAAATTAAGTTTGCCTTTAGAAACCAGCTACATTACTCAAGGATTTATTGGGGCAAATTCTTTAGGAGAAACAACTTTATTGGGAAGAGGAGGCAGTGACTACACCGGAGCTTTAATTGCAGAAATGAGTGGAGCAAATGAAGTCCATATTTATACCGATGTTAATGGGATTTATACCATGGATCCTAGGATCATCAAAGATGCCCAATTAATCCCAGAATTAAGTTTTGAAGAGATGCAACATTTAGCTACATTTGGAGCTAAAATTCTTTATCCTCCTATGCTATCTCCTTGTATACGCGCAGGAATCCCTATTTTTGTTACATCTACTTTTGATATAACCAAAGGAGGCACCAGAATCTATACTGCAGATAAAGCCACAAGCTATGGTGTTCGTGTGAAAGCTTTGTCTTTACGCCAGAATCAATGTTTATGGTCCGTAGATTGTAGTGTACTTGCAACTATAAGCTTAGATGAGATTTTACGTTTACTGGAGATCTATCATATCTTGCCTGACTTAATGACATTACAAAACGCTACAATATCTTTTATTACCGATAATGATGAAGTCCCCCAGAGTGTTATTTGCGAATTGTGTGATCAATTATCTCACCTGGGATCCGTACATATTTTGCATGATTTAGCACTCGTTACAATGATTGGTTCTGGTCTAGTTTCTACTAAGATTGTTGCCGCAGTAACAGATAAGTTTCGTAATTATCCTTCTCCCGTATGCTGTTATTTTCAAAGTAGTACAACATTAAGCTTAGCTGTACCAGAAAACTTAGCAGGAAATATTGTAGAACAATTGCATAATGCTTATGTTGTTAAACAAGACTTTGCTGTAGCTTAG
- the dapB gene encoding 4-hydroxy-tetrahydrodipicolinate reductase: protein MRVGIIGSTGRMGTLIRTLLSTRSSYDIGPGFSRESPHTLPFVIENSDVLVDFSSSGLTEKLIDCLLENAKPCILGTTQTSSSTVEDKLRSLAQYVPIVVCPNTSLGAYVQKRLSAALAKILDSSYDIRITEIHHQGKKEPISGTAWDLATTLCQVKHEEWQQEYSIGNQSNHGKSIELHALRVGNVPGEHEVTFVSDQEQITIRHTVFSREVFAKGVLRILDWLRIESPGPGYYGIESGLRDFI, encoded by the coding sequence ATGCGCGTAGGTATTATTGGTAGTACAGGAAGAATGGGGACTCTGATTCGGACTCTTTTATCTACACGATCTTCTTACGATATTGGACCTGGATTTTCCAGAGAAAGTCCACATACGCTGCCTTTTGTTATAGAAAATAGTGATGTCCTTGTTGATTTCTCTTCTTCCGGTCTCACAGAGAAATTGATTGACTGTTTACTAGAGAATGCAAAACCTTGCATTTTGGGAACAACGCAGACATCATCATCTACTGTAGAAGATAAACTTCGTTCTCTTGCTCAATATGTCCCTATTGTAGTGTGCCCGAATACAAGCCTGGGAGCCTATGTACAAAAACGTTTATCCGCAGCTTTAGCAAAGATTTTAGATAGCAGTTACGATATTCGCATCACAGAGATCCACCATCAAGGGAAAAAAGAACCTATTTCAGGAACAGCATGGGATTTAGCAACCACTCTTTGTCAAGTAAAGCATGAGGAATGGCAGCAAGAATATTCTATAGGGAATCAAAGTAACCATGGCAAGTCTATTGAGCTACATGCATTACGTGTAGGTAATGTTCCCGGTGAGCACGAAGTAACTTTTGTTAGTGATCAAGAGCAAATCACCATACGTCATACAGTATTTTCTCGAGAGGTTTTTGCTAAAGGGGTATTACGTATTTTAGATTGGTTACGTATAGAATCTCCAGGCCCAGGATATTATGGAATAGAGTCTGGACTAAGGGATTTTATATAA